The proteins below come from a single Pedobacter aquae genomic window:
- the cobC gene encoding alpha-ribazole phosphatase — protein sequence MNIYFIRHTEVYNPNKLCYGQSEIPLAENFTAHFDWLQDSLESSLESPTAFYSSPFRRCSKLADYLSNDNFITDERIAELHFGDWEMQAWDKINPKELEPWMADFVNYKINNGENFLELYERSTAFFEDILTTGNKDIVVVTHAGVIRSILAYVLDFPLEHAFNLEVSYSSITKIVYQKEFKSTKIAFVNRTERV from the coding sequence ATGAACATTTATTTCATTAGACATACAGAGGTTTACAACCCCAACAAACTTTGTTACGGACAATCAGAAATTCCTTTAGCAGAGAATTTTACTGCACATTTCGATTGGTTACAAGATAGCTTAGAAAGTTCACTTGAAAGCCCTACAGCTTTTTACAGCAGTCCGTTTAGAAGATGTAGCAAACTTGCCGATTACCTATCTAACGACAACTTTATTACCGATGAACGTATTGCTGAACTGCATTTTGGAGATTGGGAAATGCAAGCTTGGGACAAAATTAACCCCAAAGAACTAGAACCTTGGATGGCCGATTTTGTAAACTACAAAATCAACAATGGAGAGAACTTCTTAGAACTTTATGAACGCTCCACCGCTTTTTTTGAAGATATTTTAACAACAGGAAACAAAGATATTGTGGTAGTAACCCATGCCGGCGTGATACGTTCTATTTTAGCTTATGTACTTGATTTTCCTTTAGAGCATGCGTTTAACCTCGAGGTTAGCTATAGCTCGATTACTAAAATTGTTTATCAAAAAGAGTTTAAAAGTACTAAAATAGCTTTTGTGAATAGAACGGAAAGGGTTTAA
- a CDS encoding adenosylcobinamide-GDP ribazoletransferase, whose product MKKEIRIFFTAMMFFTRIPCPPSTDHSEEYLNRSSKYFPLIGIIVGSLCALVFWLASFAFSLELSLLLSMVASLLITGAFHEDGFADVCDGFGGGWTKEKILTIMKDSRVGTYGVAGLVLILALKFTALKEIGPSFIIPVLIAGHAISRLNSAILIYTDEYAREDLLSKAKPLATKMRKDDFIIAIIFGIAPLLFFPNLWILLSIIPLLLVKAYFSRYFNKWIGGYTGDCLGTVQQVSEVVFYLSTILIFKYFG is encoded by the coding sequence ATGAAAAAAGAAATCAGGATATTTTTTACGGCGATGATGTTCTTTACCAGAATACCTTGTCCGCCTTCTACAGACCATTCTGAGGAGTATTTAAATCGCTCTAGCAAGTACTTCCCTCTTATTGGTATTATTGTAGGGTCTTTATGTGCTTTGGTGTTCTGGCTGGCTTCTTTTGCCTTTTCTTTAGAATTATCTTTGCTTCTGAGCATGGTAGCTTCTTTACTCATCACAGGTGCTTTTCATGAAGATGGCTTTGCCGATGTTTGCGATGGTTTTGGTGGCGGCTGGACCAAAGAGAAAATCCTCACCATCATGAAAGACTCTAGAGTTGGTACTTATGGTGTTGCAGGTTTGGTATTGATTTTAGCTTTAAAATTTACCGCTTTAAAAGAAATCGGACCAAGCTTTATCATTCCGGTTTTAATTGCTGGACATGCTATTAGTCGTTTAAATAGCGCTATCTTGATTTATACTGATGAATATGCCCGGGAAGATTTATTGAGTAAAGCTAAACCCCTAGCCACTAAAATGAGGAAAGATGATTTCATCATCGCTATCATTTTCGGTATCGCACCTCTCCTGTTTTTTCCTAATTTATGGATTTTATTAAGCATCATCCCTTTACTTTTGGTGAAAGCTTATTTCAGCAGGTATTTTAATAAATGGATTGGCGGCTACACTGGCGATTGCTTAGGTACCGTACAACAAGTTTCTGAAGTGGTATTTTACCTGAGCACCATCCTCATTTTTAAATATTTTGGTTAA
- the cobT gene encoding nicotinate-nucleotide--dimethylbenzimidazole phosphoribosyltransferase encodes MTSKFEINSLNTQIQEQVQHIINHKTKPLGALGILEDLALRICLIQETVSPKIASPTVVVFAGDHGITQEGVSPYPQEVSWQMVMNFIAGGAAINVFTKQNGWDILVVDAGVNHDFDPALPLQHLKVAKGTQNFLHSPAMTKAQLDEALEKGANLVQKIHDQGSNCIAFGEMGIGNTSAAAAIMHKITGIAMEACAGRGTGLNDEGLEKKIAILKQAIINNPAYTPEEILQTFGGFEIAMIVGAMLSAAQQKMLIVVDGFIVSSALLIAHALYPQILDYCVFAHQSDETGHKQMLQFLKAKPLLNLNMRLGEGTGAALALPIIQASVNFINEMSSFESAGVRESEDR; translated from the coding sequence ATGACAAGTAAGTTCGAAATTAATAGCCTTAACACCCAAATACAAGAGCAAGTACAACACATCATTAATCATAAAACAAAGCCTCTTGGTGCCCTCGGAATTTTAGAAGATTTAGCATTAAGAATCTGTCTTATTCAAGAAACGGTATCACCTAAAATTGCATCTCCTACTGTGGTAGTTTTTGCTGGTGATCATGGCATCACCCAAGAAGGTGTTAGTCCGTACCCACAAGAAGTAAGCTGGCAAATGGTCATGAATTTTATAGCTGGTGGTGCAGCCATCAACGTCTTTACCAAACAAAACGGTTGGGATATTTTGGTAGTTGATGCTGGGGTTAACCACGACTTTGACCCAGCTCTACCTTTACAACATTTAAAAGTTGCCAAGGGAACACAGAACTTTTTACATAGCCCCGCCATGACGAAAGCTCAACTAGATGAAGCTTTAGAGAAAGGTGCTAACTTGGTTCAAAAGATTCATGATCAAGGCAGCAATTGTATCGCCTTTGGCGAAATGGGTATTGGCAACACTTCTGCCGCAGCAGCCATCATGCATAAAATTACAGGTATCGCTATGGAAGCCTGCGCTGGCAGAGGAACGGGCTTAAATGATGAAGGACTGGAAAAGAAAATTGCTATTCTCAAACAAGCTATCATCAACAACCCTGCTTATACACCTGAGGAGATTTTACAAACTTTTGGCGGCTTTGAAATCGCTATGATTGTAGGTGCTATGCTTAGCGCTGCACAACAAAAAATGCTGATTGTGGTAGATGGCTTTATTGTGAGTTCTGCGCTGTTAATTGCACATGCACTTTACCCTCAAATTTTAGACTATTGTGTTTTTGCTCATCAATCAGACGAAACTGGACATAAACAAATGCTCCAATTCTTAAAAGCAAAACCTCTTTTAAATTTAAATATGCGCTTAGGCGAAGGTACTGGTGCCGCATTAGCCCTGCCAATTATCCAAGCATCGGTAAACTTTATCAATGAAATGTCTAGCTTTGAAAGTGCTGGGGTGAGAGAGTCGGAGGACCGTTGA
- a CDS encoding DUF3291 domain-containing protein produces the protein MIVSITIVRYPKRYIPLAFFAMAIHRFPLWINKACTFWKLVGCGKNGTFDINPDYQQWGLFAVWEHEDDFRKFQNSSFIAKWWQKFTTEQWTVLCEPIEAHGKWDGKEPFGKPKIKGHEGMVGVLTRATIRPSKLKNFWANVPKVSAIMNSSQGFITSVGIGEAPFIRQATFSVWNSLEDVKKFAYRDKEHADVVKLTRSEDWYSEELFARFRIISSEGTLMGKNPVASDF, from the coding sequence ATGATTGTTTCTATCACTATTGTAAGATACCCTAAACGCTATATTCCATTAGCTTTTTTCGCTATGGCGATACACCGCTTCCCTCTTTGGATAAACAAAGCATGTACATTCTGGAAACTGGTGGGCTGTGGCAAAAACGGCACCTTCGATATTAACCCAGATTACCAGCAATGGGGTTTATTTGCTGTTTGGGAGCATGAAGATGATTTCAGAAAATTTCAAAACAGCTCTTTCATAGCCAAATGGTGGCAAAAATTCACCACCGAACAATGGACTGTTTTGTGCGAACCTATAGAAGCCCATGGCAAATGGGATGGTAAAGAACCTTTCGGGAAACCTAAAATTAAAGGACATGAAGGTATGGTTGGTGTACTAACTAGGGCAACCATAAGACCATCAAAACTTAAAAATTTCTGGGCCAACGTACCAAAAGTATCTGCTATCATGAACAGCTCACAAGGTTTCATCACCTCGGTAGGTATCGGCGAAGCTCCTTTCATTAGACAGGCTACTTTTTCTGTTTGGAATTCCTTAGAAGACGTAAAAAAATTCGCTTACCGCGATAAAGAACACGCCGATGTGGTAAAGCTTACCCGCAGCGAAGACTGGTACAGCGAAGAGCTTTTTGCCCGCTTCAGAATCATAAGCAGCGAAGGTACGTTGATGGGCAAAAACCCAGTGGCTAGTGATTTTTGA
- a CDS encoding S46 family peptidase: MAKKVLFTFSLSALALGSISTKPFDEGMFPLSEVSKLDLQKAGLKIPQKEIYNPDSTSLIDALVNVGGCTGSFVSESGLIITNHHCAFSAVQLASTAENDYLTHGFVANKPEQEIEAKGLTCRITDSYENVSEEILTAVSGVDDVSQRQKIIQEKIRIIEARTEAADKSIDAEVSEMFIGKSYVLFKYKIIRDVRLVYIPKQNVGEFGGETDNWVWPRHTGDFSFMRAYVAPDGSAASYAKENVPYKPKKHLKINAGGVKDGDFTFMLGYPGRTFRHRPAQFIAYQQNYQLPYTADLYEFQNKTMEEVGKSKGRTTELKLATRIKRNANVLKNYRGKLKGLNNIELLKQKQEEDNQLVSYINQNANLKQLYGNLMYEIDDIYKQINNSAYQELWYAQVYGSSNLLRVAAQINGFKDALLKQPLDKRETFYTTNLPRLEKVISSLYDSYDTDVDKNLLNNMLERASKLPLSQKIAVIDKNTRGFNSSEQAQKFISNLFAYSRLSNENFTKTLIKDMKQLVVYNDPFLSFEQELSKEVALKKLTQDKREAKLSKLMADYVTVKEQYLQKNFIPDANSTLRLTYGHIKGFSPVDGSYMLPFTSVKGIIEKGRSGNIDYQYPEQIKTLWEQKDFGPFKMAELNDVPVCFLYDMDTTGGNSGSPVLNAYGELIGVNFDRAYEATINDYAWNENYSRSIGVDIRYVLWVASKIDKASGVLKELGV; encoded by the coding sequence ATAGCTAAAAAAGTCCTTTTTACATTTTCATTAAGTGCTTTAGCCTTAGGAAGCATCAGTACCAAACCTTTTGATGAAGGTATGTTTCCGCTAAGCGAGGTTTCTAAATTAGATCTTCAAAAAGCCGGGTTGAAAATCCCACAGAAAGAAATTTATAACCCCGATAGTACCAGCTTGATAGACGCCTTAGTTAACGTTGGCGGTTGTACAGGTTCTTTCGTTTCTGAAAGCGGATTAATTATTACCAACCACCATTGCGCTTTCTCTGCCGTACAGTTGGCCAGTACTGCCGAAAATGATTATTTAACCCATGGTTTTGTAGCCAATAAACCTGAACAAGAAATTGAAGCAAAAGGTTTAACCTGCCGTATTACAGATTCTTATGAGAATGTATCTGAAGAGATATTAACAGCTGTTAGTGGTGTTGATGATGTATCGCAACGCCAAAAAATAATTCAGGAAAAAATAAGAATTATAGAAGCCAGAACAGAAGCAGCAGATAAAAGTATTGATGCTGAAGTGTCTGAAATGTTTATCGGCAAAAGCTATGTTTTATTCAAATATAAAATCATTAGGGATGTTAGATTGGTTTACATCCCCAAGCAAAATGTAGGCGAATTTGGTGGCGAAACCGATAATTGGGTTTGGCCAAGACATACTGGCGATTTCTCTTTCATGAGAGCTTACGTGGCACCTGATGGTAGTGCAGCTAGCTACGCTAAAGAAAATGTTCCTTATAAACCTAAAAAGCATCTTAAAATAAATGCTGGCGGTGTGAAAGATGGCGATTTTACCTTCATGTTGGGCTATCCTGGCAGAACGTTCAGGCATCGTCCTGCTCAATTTATTGCCTACCAACAAAACTACCAATTACCTTATACAGCAGATTTATACGAGTTCCAAAATAAAACCATGGAAGAGGTAGGTAAAAGCAAAGGACGTACAACAGAACTAAAACTGGCAACACGTATTAAACGCAATGCCAACGTTTTAAAAAATTACCGTGGCAAGTTAAAAGGCTTAAACAACATCGAGCTGTTAAAACAAAAACAAGAAGAAGACAATCAGTTGGTAAGCTATATCAACCAAAATGCTAATTTAAAACAGCTATACGGTAATTTGATGTACGAGATAGATGATATCTACAAACAAATCAATAACAGTGCTTATCAAGAGTTATGGTATGCTCAGGTTTACGGTTCAAGTAATTTGTTAAGAGTAGCAGCACAAATCAATGGTTTTAAAGATGCTTTGCTAAAACAACCTTTGGATAAACGAGAAACCTTCTACACCACTAACCTTCCTCGCTTAGAAAAAGTCATCTCTAGTTTATATGATTCTTATGATACTGATGTAGATAAAAATCTACTAAACAACATGTTAGAAAGAGCATCTAAACTTCCACTTAGCCAAAAAATAGCTGTTATAGATAAGAATACTCGTGGCTTTAACAGCTCAGAGCAAGCTCAAAAATTCATTAGTAACCTGTTTGCTTATAGTCGATTAAGCAATGAAAACTTCACCAAAACCTTAATCAAAGACATGAAGCAATTGGTGGTTTATAATGATCCTTTCCTCAGTTTTGAGCAAGAGCTATCTAAAGAAGTAGCTTTAAAAAAGTTAACGCAAGATAAAAGAGAGGCTAAATTAAGTAAGCTCATGGCTGATTATGTGACGGTTAAAGAACAGTACCTGCAAAAGAACTTTATCCCCGATGCTAACAGTACTTTACGCCTAACTTATGGCCACATCAAGGGCTTCTCTCCTGTTGACGGCAGCTATATGCTTCCCTTCACCAGCGTTAAAGGCATTATTGAAAAAGGCAGAAGCGGAAATATAGATTATCAATACCCAGAACAAATTAAAACCTTATGGGAGCAGAAAGATTTCGGTCCGTTTAAAATGGCCGAGTTAAACGATGTGCCTGTGTGCTTTTTATACGATATGGATACTACGGGTGGCAATTCTGGCTCTCCGGTTTTAAATGCTTATGGCGAGCTTATTGGCGTAAACTTCGATAGAGCTTACGAAGCAACCATTAATGATTACGCCTGGAACGAAAATTACAGTCGCTCTATAGGTGTAGATATCCGCTATGTACTTTGGGTAGCATCTAAAATAGATAAGGCAAGCGGCGTCTTAAAAGAATTAGGTGTATAA
- a CDS encoding GAF domain-containing protein, with amino-acid sequence MAEDLKIVKGHKEAQYQSIYPQIEALLGGETDVIANLANIAAALKEQFNWFWVGFYLVKDEELVLGPFQGPVACTRIQKGRGVCGTSWAQAKTLMVEDVDAFPGHIACSSLSKSEIVVPLIKNEVVWGVLDVDSDTLAAFDELDKLWLEKIINLL; translated from the coding sequence ATGGCAGAGGATTTAAAAATAGTTAAAGGGCATAAGGAAGCACAATACCAATCTATCTACCCACAAATAGAGGCATTGTTAGGTGGCGAGACAGATGTGATTGCTAATCTGGCTAATATCGCGGCAGCGTTAAAAGAACAGTTTAATTGGTTTTGGGTAGGTTTTTATTTAGTTAAGGATGAAGAACTGGTTTTAGGTCCGTTTCAAGGTCCGGTTGCATGTACCCGAATACAAAAGGGCAGAGGCGTTTGTGGAACATCATGGGCACAAGCTAAAACGCTTATGGTAGAAGATGTAGATGCTTTCCCTGGGCATATTGCTTGTAGCAGCTTATCAAAATCAGAAATTGTTGTTCCCTTAATTAAAAATGAGGTAGTTTGGGGTGTTTTAGATGTAGATAGCGATACTTTAGCCGCATTTGATGAGCTAGATAAATTGTGGTTAGAGAAAATCATCAACTTACTATAG
- a CDS encoding bestrophin family protein, with protein MINYNPKEWFTFIFQIHKADTFRKLLPLMFAVSVYAGLVAYLELEYWQLSESSHVKNLSLMHSILGFVISLLLVFRTNTAYDRWWEGRKQWGALTNNSRNFAIKLKAFLAADDRKFFNNMIPNYAFALKSHLRENEDYHEINPELDLHKEKHLPNQIAHAMYDKLFKLHQEQKLSAEQLLILNSEAMSFTDICGACERIKNTPIPFSYSVFIKKFIFFFVMTLPFGWVFSLGYYIIPVVVFILYAFASLELIAEEIENPFGNDANDLPLDAICINIKKHVGEILG; from the coding sequence ATGATTAATTATAATCCTAAAGAGTGGTTCACCTTTATTTTTCAAATACATAAAGCAGATACTTTTAGAAAGCTTTTGCCTTTAATGTTTGCTGTTAGTGTATATGCTGGTTTGGTAGCTTACTTAGAGCTAGAATATTGGCAGCTATCAGAAAGTAGTCATGTAAAAAACCTAAGCTTAATGCATAGCATATTAGGTTTTGTGATTTCACTTTTATTAGTTTTTAGAACCAATACAGCTTATGACAGGTGGTGGGAAGGCAGAAAACAATGGGGAGCTTTAACCAATAATTCTAGGAATTTTGCCATCAAATTAAAAGCTTTTTTAGCTGCTGATGATAGGAAGTTTTTTAATAACATGATTCCTAATTATGCTTTTGCTCTTAAAAGCCATTTAAGAGAGAATGAAGATTACCATGAAATAAATCCTGAATTAGATCTACATAAAGAGAAGCATTTACCCAATCAAATTGCTCATGCCATGTATGATAAGCTCTTTAAATTGCATCAAGAGCAGAAACTTTCAGCAGAGCAATTATTGATTTTGAACAGCGAGGCGATGTCTTTTACCGATATTTGCGGTGCTTGTGAAAGAATTAAAAATACACCAATACCTTTTTCTTACAGTGTTTTTATCAAGAAGTTTATTTTCTTTTTTGTGATGACTTTACCCTTCGGTTGGGTTTTTAGTTTGGGCTATTATATCATCCCGGTAGTGGTTTTTATTTTATATGCCTTTGCCAGTTTAGAGCTTATTGCAGAAGAAATAGAAAACCCTTTTGGTAACGATGCTAATGATTTACCTCTTGATGCCATTTGTATCAATATTAAAAAGCATGTTGGTGAGATTTTGGGTTAA
- a CDS encoding glycoside hydrolase family 88 protein, with the protein MSFAQKKPNINVGNTLLLADKQYKNMLQVSQDLTMYPRTQAKDGTLKYVGIKDWTGGFWPGNLWYMYELTKDNYWKQHALRWTESLEKNQFNTSNHDLGFMMYCSYGNAYKNTSNPKYKEVLIQSAKSLISRFNPVIGSIESWNSRKSWDGKTFWDYPVIIDNLMNLELLFFASKATGDNIYKDIAIKHAETSLKYHIRPDFSTYHVVNYDTLSGKMLHRQTCQGYADNSTWARGQAWAIYGYTMIYRETQDKKFLNAAIGLTDFFLKHKNLPKDYIPYWDFNVNEQGYKPDFKYNASIYKEIPRDASAAAVVASALLELCKYSPEKKTYYINSAQKILESLSSPKYLAQVGTNNNFLLKHSTGSLPHNEEVNVPLVYADYYYLEALLRYKNFNN; encoded by the coding sequence GTGTCTTTTGCACAAAAGAAGCCCAATATTAATGTCGGTAATACTTTGTTGTTAGCTGATAAACAGTATAAAAATATGTTGCAGGTGTCTCAAGATTTGACCATGTATCCGAGAACACAAGCGAAAGATGGTACACTAAAATACGTGGGCATTAAAGACTGGACAGGCGGCTTTTGGCCAGGCAACTTATGGTATATGTATGAGTTAACTAAAGATAATTATTGGAAGCAGCATGCCTTAAGATGGACAGAATCTCTAGAGAAAAATCAATTTAATACTAGTAACCACGATTTAGGTTTTATGATGTATTGTAGTTATGGTAATGCTTATAAAAATACATCAAACCCTAAATATAAAGAAGTACTTATACAATCAGCTAAATCTCTTATTAGTAGGTTTAACCCAGTTATTGGAAGTATAGAATCTTGGAATTCACGTAAATCTTGGGACGGGAAAACTTTTTGGGATTACCCAGTAATTATTGATAATCTTATGAATTTAGAATTACTGTTTTTTGCATCAAAGGCAACAGGTGATAATATTTATAAGGATATCGCTATAAAACATGCAGAAACATCTTTAAAATATCATATCAGACCAGATTTTAGTACTTATCATGTAGTAAATTATGATACCTTATCAGGTAAAATGCTTCATCGTCAAACTTGCCAAGGTTATGCAGATAATTCTACTTGGGCTAGGGGGCAAGCGTGGGCTATTTATGGCTACACCATGATTTATAGAGAAACTCAAGATAAAAAGTTCTTGAATGCAGCTATAGGCTTAACAGATTTCTTTTTGAAACATAAAAATCTGCCTAAAGATTATATTCCTTATTGGGATTTTAATGTTAATGAACAAGGTTATAAACCTGATTTTAAATATAATGCCAGTATTTACAAAGAAATACCTAGAGATGCTTCTGCAGCTGCTGTTGTAGCTTCGGCTCTTTTAGAATTGTGTAAATACAGTCCAGAGAAAAAGACATATTATATAAACTCTGCTCAAAAAATTCTAGAGTCTTTAAGCTCACCTAAATATCTTGCACAAGTTGGTACCAATAATAATTTTTTACTTAAACATAGCACAGGAAGTCTCCCACATAATGAAGAGGTAAATGTTCCATTAGTATATGCAGACTATTATTATTTAGAAGCTTTATTACGCTATAAAAATTTTAACAACTAA
- a CDS encoding RNA polymerase sigma factor → MTEHKILSDYELVGLLKLNNQKAFAELYDRYKGLLYVHATRHLKDQEDAKDIIHDIFSNLWQNRASLNIQENLAAYLYQSVRNRIINFQLKNKRADEYANSFQSFLNNFHQADTDHLIREKMLVELIEYEIASLPVKMRTVFEMSRKEGLSHKQISEKLNITEQSVRSHVKGALKILRFRIGFVLLTALITVFYK, encoded by the coding sequence ATGACCGAACATAAAATACTTTCTGATTATGAGTTAGTTGGTTTGTTAAAACTTAACAATCAGAAAGCATTTGCCGAACTTTATGATAGGTATAAAGGTCTTTTATATGTTCATGCTACGAGACATTTAAAAGATCAGGAAGATGCAAAGGATATTATTCATGATATATTTTCTAATCTTTGGCAAAATAGAGCTTCATTAAATATTCAGGAAAATCTCGCTGCATATCTTTATCAGTCAGTAAGAAATAGAATAATTAATTTCCAATTAAAAAATAAAAGAGCTGATGAGTATGCGAATTCATTTCAAAGTTTTTTAAATAATTTTCATCAAGCAGATACCGACCATTTGATTAGAGAAAAAATGCTTGTTGAACTTATTGAATATGAGATTGCTTCTTTGCCTGTAAAAATGAGAACTGTTTTTGAAATGAGCAGAAAAGAAGGTCTTTCACACAAACAAATCTCAGAAAAATTAAATATCACAGAACAAAGCGTTAGAAGCCATGTAAAAGGTGCTCTTAAAATATTGCGCTTCCGTATTGGTTTTGTTCTTTTGACTGCTTTAATTACAGTTTTTTATAAATAA
- a CDS encoding FecR family protein has product MKQEPSNAKDILIRYVNGQCTEEEKIVVEKWYKGNYDETFITDEVVADEHFKDVWNSLKIDINKNKIIVFRRIASIAASIAILLSVGIYYLWESSQRKQKIAIEEKIEILAGRNQASLTLNDGRTVYLDSIKIGNSIKENGMVITKMDDGTLSYKSDPNYFYRNKEAYNTISTPRGGQFKVVLPDNSIVWLNAASSIKFPVIFSDKKRLVELVGEGYFEVSHNKAKPFIVSSLHQETVVKGTKFNITSYPDEDKITTTLLEGAVVVKTKNTVLNETLLRPNEQVIVSESSVTKIKVDANESIAWKNGKFIFNNTPLKVIMVQLSRWYDVEVEYLSNVEKITFTGSISRFDNMQDVLRKISLTESVKFETRGRRIMVKH; this is encoded by the coding sequence TTGAAACAAGAGCCATCGAATGCTAAGGATATTCTAATCAGATATGTAAATGGACAATGTACAGAGGAAGAGAAGATCGTTGTAGAAAAATGGTATAAAGGAAATTACGATGAGACCTTTATAACAGATGAAGTTGTAGCAGATGAACATTTTAAAGATGTATGGAACAGTCTAAAGATTGATATTAATAAGAACAAGATAATTGTATTTAGGAGAATTGCTTCTATAGCTGCGTCTATTGCCATATTACTAAGTGTTGGGATATATTATTTGTGGGAATCATCTCAAAGAAAGCAAAAAATTGCTATTGAAGAAAAGATTGAAATATTGGCTGGTAGAAATCAGGCTTCACTAACCTTGAATGACGGACGAACAGTGTATCTTGATAGTATTAAAATAGGGAATTCTATTAAAGAAAATGGGATGGTCATCACTAAAATGGATGATGGTACGCTTTCTTATAAATCAGATCCAAATTATTTTTATAGAAACAAAGAAGCCTACAATACAATATCAACACCGCGTGGAGGTCAGTTTAAGGTTGTTTTACCAGATAATTCTATAGTATGGCTAAATGCTGCTTCTTCTATTAAGTTTCCTGTTATATTTTCAGACAAAAAACGTTTAGTTGAATTGGTAGGAGAAGGCTATTTTGAAGTTTCTCATAACAAAGCTAAACCGTTTATAGTATCTTCTCTTCACCAAGAAACTGTTGTTAAAGGAACAAAATTTAATATCACTTCTTACCCAGATGAAGATAAAATAACTACTACTTTATTAGAAGGTGCCGTTGTTGTAAAAACAAAAAATACTGTATTAAACGAAACTCTTTTAAGACCTAATGAACAAGTGATAGTTAGCGAGAGTTCTGTGACTAAGATAAAAGTAGATGCTAACGAATCTATAGCATGGAAAAATGGGAAGTTTATTTTTAATAATACACCACTTAAGGTTATAATGGTTCAATTATCTCGATGGTATGATGTGGAAGTCGAATACTTAAGTAATGTAGAAAAAATAACATTTACAGGATCTATTTCTCGTTTTGATAATATGCAGGACGTGTTAAGGAAAATTTCGCTTACAGAGAGTGTAAAGTTTGAAACAAGGGGAAGGAGGATAATGGTTAAACACTAA